Proteins encoded in a region of the Zea mays cultivar B73 chromosome 2, Zm-B73-REFERENCE-NAM-5.0, whole genome shotgun sequence genome:
- the LOC100286343 gene encoding lipid binding protein (The RefSeq protein has 1 substitution compared to this genomic sequence), whose protein sequence is MADRSDGPIGRLPEHLIIEILIRLPVYEWVQLACVNKHWASIFQGECVWQTAIARNWPSAGLQKRWPGPIPRGSARRRFQALYVSENLVPSGGEIDELVGHTYLYLKEQLERPVMPPSSILHGTIIDQFIACGNTGEKAHDLASKIWLAVIDSLEENQQTFLLLKRVAQEGEFFLPFPYSRSYRVLWRVFDKLFTDFRDCFSGAEYHDVLSTAKSRFQPVPSTWLGH, encoded by the exons ATGGCAGACAGAAGTGATGGACCGATTGGGAGGCTCCCAGAACATCTTATTATAGAAATACTCATTCGTTTACCGGTCTATGAGTGGGTGCAATTAGCATGTGTCAACAAGCATTGGGCAAGCATATTTCAAGGAGAATGCGTGTGGCAAACTGCTATTGCAAGGAACTGGCCATCTGCTGGTCTCCGGAAACGCTGGCCTGGGCCAATTCCTAGAGGTTCTGCTAGGAG GAGATTTCAAGCACTGTATGTCAGTGAGAACTTAGTACCATCTGGTGGGGAGATTGATGAGCTTGTTGGTCACACTTATCTCTACTTAAAAGAACAGCTTGAGCGTCCTGTCATGCCTCCTTCCAGCATACTTCATGGCACCATCATTG ACCAATTCATTGCTTGCGGCAATACAGGAGAAAAGGCCCATGATCTTGCTTCAAAAATATGGCTTGCAGTCATTGACAGCTTGGAAGAAAACCAGCAAACTTTCTTACTGTTAAAACGTGTGGCACAAGAAGGAGAA TTTTTCCTTCCGTTTCCATACTCCAGATCATATAGGGTACTATGGAGGGTGTTTGACAAGCTGTTCACCGACTTCCGCGACTGTTTCAGCGGGGCTGAGTACCATGATGTTCTATCGACTGCTAAGTCTAGGTTTCAGCCGGTGCCTTCCACATGGCTTGGCCATTAG
- the LOC100286343 gene encoding lipid binding protein isoform X1, protein MDPAVVWPQPPATGRYGRRIRSCLHLLIFTSTHPTRRPALVRPFLAGAVSSADRSVGRGSRFFLQLMADRSDGPIGRLPEHLIIEILIRLPVYEWVQLACVNKHWASIFQGECVWQTAIARNWPSAGLRKRWPGPIPRGSARRRFQALYVSENLVPSGGEIDELVGHTYLYLKEQLERPVMPPSSILHGTIIDQFIACGNTGEKAHDLASKIWLAVIDSLEENQQTFLLLKRVAQEGEII, encoded by the exons ATGGACCCGGCCGTGGTCTGGCCCCAGCCGCCAGCGACCGGACGTTACGGCAGACGAATCCGTTCCTGTCTGCACCTCCTCATTTTCACCTCCACCCACCCGACTCGGCGGCCTGCGCTCGTCCGCCCGTTCCTCGCCGGCGCCGTCTCTTCCGCAGACCGGTCCGTGGGTCGAGGgagccgcttcttcctccag CTTATGGCAGACAGAAGTGATGGACCGATTGGGAGGCTCCCAGAACATCTTATTATAGAAATACTCATTCGTTTACCGGTCTATGAGTGGGTGCAATTAGCATGTGTCAACAAGCATTGGGCAAGCATATTTCAAGGAGAATGCGTGTGGCAAACTGCTATTGCAAGGAACTGGCCATCTGCTGGTCTCCGGAAACGCTGGCCTGGGCCAATTCCTAGAGGTTCTGCTAGGAG GAGATTTCAAGCACTGTATGTCAGTGAGAACTTAGTACCATCTGGTGGGGAGATTGATGAGCTTGTTGGTCACACTTATCTCTACTTAAAAGAACAGCTTGAGCGTCCTGTCATGCCTCCTTCCAGCATACTTCATGGCACCATCATTG ACCAATTCATTGCTTGCGGCAATACAGGAGAAAAGGCCCATGATCTTGCTTCAAAAATATGGCTTGCAGTCATTGACAGCTTGGAAGAAAACCAGCAAACTTTCTTACTGTTAAAACGTGTGGCACAAGAAGGAGAA ATCATATAG
- the LOC100216830 gene encoding uncharacterized protein isoform X1 has protein sequence MWIASRLFLAAAALLMAVLLLVAGPVAAQDAAVEGVAPPAEEIAANARAKEAAVLAAELVQLRAKISALESRIAEQNLEFKTKNDAIETLNMIVKEKSQKIATMQNEVTSLEAKGSLAAEEQASKANALAIELKKQTEKLKKDITEQKIKKAALEARAGNADKKVQELNMKLEKLQRTSSDQKRRIQKTEHALKAAEEELMKAQLETTTKVKQLREVHGAWLPPWLATHAARSMEVMSNHWNEHGKPAFDSFLQKASEKTVQTKKWAEPHLETAKTKWMPVAKEKWVTLKKHAKPYVQMVSEKSLEAYQTSSDFVRPHLVNAHQVVDPYFQEAKKLSKPYVDQIATATKPHVEKVRTALKPYTERARHVYGQFLETATTYHQQAQATISDYLHRHEFTKQFVTKELVWYLASALLVTPFFVLYTLLTETFCTKKKKKTPRSSNTNHGHRRHKRRHADK, from the exons ATGTGGATCGCGAGCCGGCTCTTCCTcgcggcggcggcgctgctgATGGCTGTGCTTCTGCTCGTCGCGGGGCCGGTGGCGGCGCAGGACGCGGCGGTGGAGGGCGTGGCCCCGCCTGCGGAGGAGATCGCGGCGAACGCGAGGGCCAAGGAGGCGGCGGTTCTGGCCGCCGAGCTAGTGCAGCTCAGGGCGAAGATCTCCGCGTTAG AGTCTCGCATTGCAGAGCAGAACCTGGAGTTCAAGACCAAGAATGATGCAATCGAAACACTGAATATGATTGTCAAGGAAAAGTCACAGAAGATTGCTACTATGCAGAATGAAGTAACTTCCCTCGAG GCCAAAGGGTCTTTAGCTGCAGAGGAGCAGGCAAGCAAGGCCAATGCACTGGCTATTGAGCTCAAGAAGCAG ACCGAGAAGCTCAAGAAGGATATTACAGAACAAAAAATTAAAAAAGCAGCTCTGGAGGCTAGGGCTGGCAATGCTGATAAGAAGGTGCAAGAGCTAAATATGAAGCTGGAGAAG CTCCAGAGGACAAGCAGTGATCAAAAGCGCAGGATTCAGAAGACTGAACATGCTCTTAAAGCTGCTGAG GAGGAGCTGATGAAGGCTCAGTTGGAAACAACAACAAAAGTAAAACAGCTTAGAGAG GTTCATGGAGCCTGGTTGCCACCATGGTTAGCGACACATGCAGCCCGCTCTATG GAGGTGATGTCAAATCACTGGAATGAACATGGGAAACCTGCCTTTGACAGCTTCTTGCAGAAG GCATCTGAAAAAACAGTGCAGACAAAGAAATGGGCTGAGCCTCATCTGGAAACTGCTAAGACA AAATGGATGCCTGTTGCTAAAGAAAAATGGGTTACCTTGAAGAAACATGCAAAGCCCTATGTCCAAATGGTCTCAGAGAAATCATTGGAGGCTTATCAAACATCAAGTGACTTTGTCAGGCCTCATCTTGTAAATGCACATCAAGTTGTTGATCCCTATTTCCAG GAAGCCAAGAAATTATCCAAGCCATATGTTGATCAAATTGCTACAGCTACTAAACCACATGTCGAGAAAGTTAGAACTGCTCTCAAGCCTTATACTGAAAGAGCACGACATGTATATGGACAGTTTCTTGAGACAGCTACTACATATCATCAGCAG GCTCAGGCAACTATCTCGGATTACCTTCACCGGCATGAGTTTACAAAACAGTTTGTAACTAAAGAGTTGGTGTGGTATCTG GCTTCTGCTTTATTGGTTACACCCTTCTTTGTTTTGTACACACTCCTAACTGAAACATTCTG taccaagaagaagaagaaaacacctCGGAGCAGTAATACCAACCATGGTCATAGGAGACATAAGCGCCGGCATGCTGACAAGTAA
- the LOC100216830 gene encoding uncharacterized protein isoform X3, translating into MWIASRLFLAAAALLMAVLLLVAGPVAAQDAAVEGVAPPAEEIAANARAKEAAVLAAELVQLRAKISALESRIAEQNLEFKTKNDAIETLNMIVKEKSQKIATMQNEAKGSLAAEEQASKANALAIELKKQTEKLKKDITEQKIKKAALEARAGNADKKVQELNMKLEKLQRTSSDQKRRIQKTEHALKAAEEELMKAQLETTTKVKQLREVHGAWLPPWLATHAARSMEVMSNHWNEHGKPAFDSFLQKASEKTVQTKKWAEPHLETAKTKWMPVAKEKWVTLKKHAKPYVQMVSEKSLEAYQTSSDFVRPHLVNAHQVVDPYFQEAKKLSKPYVDQIATATKPHVEKVRTALKPYTERARHVYGQFLETATTYHQQAQATISDYLHRHEFTKQFVTKELVWYLASALLVTPFFVLYTLLTETFCTKKKKKTPRSSNTNHGHRRHKRRHADK; encoded by the exons ATGTGGATCGCGAGCCGGCTCTTCCTcgcggcggcggcgctgctgATGGCTGTGCTTCTGCTCGTCGCGGGGCCGGTGGCGGCGCAGGACGCGGCGGTGGAGGGCGTGGCCCCGCCTGCGGAGGAGATCGCGGCGAACGCGAGGGCCAAGGAGGCGGCGGTTCTGGCCGCCGAGCTAGTGCAGCTCAGGGCGAAGATCTCCGCGTTAG AGTCTCGCATTGCAGAGCAGAACCTGGAGTTCAAGACCAAGAATGATGCAATCGAAACACTGAATATGATTGTCAAGGAAAAGTCACAGAAGATTGCTACTATGCAGAATGAA GCCAAAGGGTCTTTAGCTGCAGAGGAGCAGGCAAGCAAGGCCAATGCACTGGCTATTGAGCTCAAGAAGCAG ACCGAGAAGCTCAAGAAGGATATTACAGAACAAAAAATTAAAAAAGCAGCTCTGGAGGCTAGGGCTGGCAATGCTGATAAGAAGGTGCAAGAGCTAAATATGAAGCTGGAGAAG CTCCAGAGGACAAGCAGTGATCAAAAGCGCAGGATTCAGAAGACTGAACATGCTCTTAAAGCTGCTGAG GAGGAGCTGATGAAGGCTCAGTTGGAAACAACAACAAAAGTAAAACAGCTTAGAGAG GTTCATGGAGCCTGGTTGCCACCATGGTTAGCGACACATGCAGCCCGCTCTATG GAGGTGATGTCAAATCACTGGAATGAACATGGGAAACCTGCCTTTGACAGCTTCTTGCAGAAG GCATCTGAAAAAACAGTGCAGACAAAGAAATGGGCTGAGCCTCATCTGGAAACTGCTAAGACA AAATGGATGCCTGTTGCTAAAGAAAAATGGGTTACCTTGAAGAAACATGCAAAGCCCTATGTCCAAATGGTCTCAGAGAAATCATTGGAGGCTTATCAAACATCAAGTGACTTTGTCAGGCCTCATCTTGTAAATGCACATCAAGTTGTTGATCCCTATTTCCAG GAAGCCAAGAAATTATCCAAGCCATATGTTGATCAAATTGCTACAGCTACTAAACCACATGTCGAGAAAGTTAGAACTGCTCTCAAGCCTTATACTGAAAGAGCACGACATGTATATGGACAGTTTCTTGAGACAGCTACTACATATCATCAGCAG GCTCAGGCAACTATCTCGGATTACCTTCACCGGCATGAGTTTACAAAACAGTTTGTAACTAAAGAGTTGGTGTGGTATCTG GCTTCTGCTTTATTGGTTACACCCTTCTTTGTTTTGTACACACTCCTAACTGAAACATTCTG taccaagaagaagaagaaaacacctCGGAGCAGTAATACCAACCATGGTCATAGGAGACATAAGCGCCGGCATGCTGACAAGTAA
- the LOC100216830 gene encoding uncharacterized protein LOC100216830 precursor, which produces MWIASRLFLAAAALLMAVLLLVAGPVAAQDAAVEGVAPPAEEIAANARAKEAAVLAAELVQLRAKISALESRIAEQNLEFKTKNDAIETLNMIVKEKSQKIATMQNEAKGSLAAEEQASKANALAIELKKQTEKLKKDITEQKIKKAALEARAGNADKKVQELNMKLEKLQRTSSDQKRRIQKTEHALKAAEEELMKAQLETTTKVKQLREVHGAWLPPWLATHAARSMEVMSNHWNEHGKPAFDSFLQKASEKTVQTKKWAEPHLETAKTKWMPVAKEKWVTLKKHAKPYVQMVSEKSLEAYQTSSDFVRPHLVNAHQVVDPYFQEAKKLSKPYVDQIATATKPHVEKVRTALKPYTERARHVYGQFLETATTYHQQYQEEEENTSEQ; this is translated from the exons ATGTGGATCGCGAGCCGGCTCTTCCTcgcggcggcggcgctgctgATGGCTGTGCTTCTGCTCGTCGCGGGGCCGGTGGCGGCGCAGGACGCGGCGGTGGAGGGCGTGGCCCCGCCTGCGGAGGAGATCGCGGCGAACGCGAGGGCCAAGGAGGCGGCGGTTCTGGCCGCCGAGCTAGTGCAGCTCAGGGCGAAGATCTCCGCGTTAG AGTCTCGCATTGCAGAGCAGAACCTGGAGTTCAAGACCAAGAATGATGCAATCGAAACACTGAATATGATTGTCAAGGAAAAGTCACAGAAGATTGCTACTATGCAGAATGAA GCCAAAGGGTCTTTAGCTGCAGAGGAGCAGGCAAGCAAGGCCAATGCACTGGCTATTGAGCTCAAGAAGCAG ACCGAGAAGCTCAAGAAGGATATTACAGAACAAAAAATTAAAAAAGCAGCTCTGGAGGCTAGGGCTGGCAATGCTGATAAGAAGGTGCAAGAGCTAAATATGAAGCTGGAGAAG CTCCAGAGGACAAGCAGTGATCAAAAGCGCAGGATTCAGAAGACTGAACATGCTCTTAAAGCTGCTGAG GAGGAGCTGATGAAGGCTCAGTTGGAAACAACAACAAAAGTAAAACAGCTTAGAGAG GTTCATGGAGCCTGGTTGCCACCATGGTTAGCGACACATGCAGCCCGCTCTATG GAGGTGATGTCAAATCACTGGAATGAACATGGGAAACCTGCCTTTGACAGCTTCTTGCAGAAG GCATCTGAAAAAACAGTGCAGACAAAGAAATGGGCTGAGCCTCATCTGGAAACTGCTAAGACA AAATGGATGCCTGTTGCTAAAGAAAAATGGGTTACCTTGAAGAAACATGCAAAGCCCTATGTCCAAATGGTCTCAGAGAAATCATTGGAGGCTTATCAAACATCAAGTGACTTTGTCAGGCCTCATCTTGTAAATGCACATCAAGTTGTTGATCCCTATTTCCAG GAAGCCAAGAAATTATCCAAGCCATATGTTGATCAAATTGCTACAGCTACTAAACCACATGTCGAGAAAGTTAGAACTGCTCTCAAGCCTTATACTGAAAGAGCACGACATGTATATGGACAGTTTCTTGAGACAGCTACTACATATCATCAGCAG taccaagaagaagaagaaaacacctCGGAGCAGTAA
- the LOC100216830 gene encoding uncharacterized protein isoform X2: MWIASRLFLAAAALLMAVLLLVAGPVAAQDAAVEGVAPPAEEIAANARAKEAAVLAAELVQLRAKISALESRIAEQNLEFKTKNDAIETLNMIVKEKSQKIATMQNEVTSLEAKGSLAAEEQASKANALAIELKKQTEKLKKDITEQKIKKAALEARAGNADKKVQELNMKLEKRTSSDQKRRIQKTEHALKAAEEELMKAQLETTTKVKQLREVHGAWLPPWLATHAARSMEVMSNHWNEHGKPAFDSFLQKASEKTVQTKKWAEPHLETAKTKWMPVAKEKWVTLKKHAKPYVQMVSEKSLEAYQTSSDFVRPHLVNAHQVVDPYFQEAKKLSKPYVDQIATATKPHVEKVRTALKPYTERARHVYGQFLETATTYHQQAQATISDYLHRHEFTKQFVTKELVWYLASALLVTPFFVLYTLLTETFCTKKKKKTPRSSNTNHGHRRHKRRHADK, from the exons ATGTGGATCGCGAGCCGGCTCTTCCTcgcggcggcggcgctgctgATGGCTGTGCTTCTGCTCGTCGCGGGGCCGGTGGCGGCGCAGGACGCGGCGGTGGAGGGCGTGGCCCCGCCTGCGGAGGAGATCGCGGCGAACGCGAGGGCCAAGGAGGCGGCGGTTCTGGCCGCCGAGCTAGTGCAGCTCAGGGCGAAGATCTCCGCGTTAG AGTCTCGCATTGCAGAGCAGAACCTGGAGTTCAAGACCAAGAATGATGCAATCGAAACACTGAATATGATTGTCAAGGAAAAGTCACAGAAGATTGCTACTATGCAGAATGAAGTAACTTCCCTCGAG GCCAAAGGGTCTTTAGCTGCAGAGGAGCAGGCAAGCAAGGCCAATGCACTGGCTATTGAGCTCAAGAAGCAG ACCGAGAAGCTCAAGAAGGATATTACAGAACAAAAAATTAAAAAAGCAGCTCTGGAGGCTAGGGCTGGCAATGCTGATAAGAAGGTGCAAGAGCTAAATATGAAGCTGGAGAAG AGGACAAGCAGTGATCAAAAGCGCAGGATTCAGAAGACTGAACATGCTCTTAAAGCTGCTGAG GAGGAGCTGATGAAGGCTCAGTTGGAAACAACAACAAAAGTAAAACAGCTTAGAGAG GTTCATGGAGCCTGGTTGCCACCATGGTTAGCGACACATGCAGCCCGCTCTATG GAGGTGATGTCAAATCACTGGAATGAACATGGGAAACCTGCCTTTGACAGCTTCTTGCAGAAG GCATCTGAAAAAACAGTGCAGACAAAGAAATGGGCTGAGCCTCATCTGGAAACTGCTAAGACA AAATGGATGCCTGTTGCTAAAGAAAAATGGGTTACCTTGAAGAAACATGCAAAGCCCTATGTCCAAATGGTCTCAGAGAAATCATTGGAGGCTTATCAAACATCAAGTGACTTTGTCAGGCCTCATCTTGTAAATGCACATCAAGTTGTTGATCCCTATTTCCAG GAAGCCAAGAAATTATCCAAGCCATATGTTGATCAAATTGCTACAGCTACTAAACCACATGTCGAGAAAGTTAGAACTGCTCTCAAGCCTTATACTGAAAGAGCACGACATGTATATGGACAGTTTCTTGAGACAGCTACTACATATCATCAGCAG GCTCAGGCAACTATCTCGGATTACCTTCACCGGCATGAGTTTACAAAACAGTTTGTAACTAAAGAGTTGGTGTGGTATCTG GCTTCTGCTTTATTGGTTACACCCTTCTTTGTTTTGTACACACTCCTAACTGAAACATTCTG taccaagaagaagaagaaaacacctCGGAGCAGTAATACCAACCATGGTCATAGGAGACATAAGCGCCGGCATGCTGACAAGTAA